From a region of the Emcibacter sp. SYSU 3D8 genome:
- a CDS encoding phytanoyl-CoA dioxygenase family protein, producing the protein MTVMDTGNTLTIDARVDELYSPAFWHAHFPKLSINSHLQAWDRDTGVLPSDTRRLHTERMLEEGYFQERNETFARYAPLLAEAVFTCNTLDIPPAFIFLFDETWKCFYSLNPMLTHFLGKDYTVLPDFWTWHVDPAQGEAGWRPHRDKGRQALGPNNVPLSLTVWAPLTEAHPQNGCMYILPANLDPVYGTEREKEWKVDLPSVRAMPGQPGDYFCWNQAVLHWGSRTTRFARHPRLSMALEFQRGDMKPFNTPLIPPFTNLRFEDRLKLVGKQILQYKHMYPLAARFEQLAQRLVA; encoded by the coding sequence ATGACCGTGATGGATACGGGCAACACGCTGACCATCGACGCCCGTGTCGATGAATTGTACAGCCCCGCCTTCTGGCACGCCCATTTCCCGAAGCTGAGCATCAACAGCCATCTCCAGGCCTGGGACAGGGATACCGGCGTGCTGCCGTCCGACACGCGCCGCCTGCATACCGAGCGGATGCTGGAGGAGGGCTACTTTCAGGAGCGCAACGAGACCTTCGCCAGATATGCCCCGCTGCTGGCCGAGGCGGTGTTCACGTGCAACACGCTGGATATTCCGCCGGCCTTCATCTTCCTGTTCGATGAAACCTGGAAGTGCTTCTATTCGTTGAATCCGATGCTCACCCATTTCCTGGGCAAGGACTACACCGTCCTGCCGGATTTCTGGACCTGGCATGTGGACCCGGCGCAGGGCGAAGCCGGCTGGCGGCCGCACCGCGACAAGGGCCGCCAGGCGCTGGGGCCCAACAACGTCCCGCTGTCGTTGACCGTCTGGGCGCCGCTGACCGAGGCGCATCCGCAGAACGGCTGCATGTACATCCTGCCCGCCAATCTCGATCCGGTATACGGCACCGAGCGCGAGAAGGAATGGAAGGTGGATCTCCCCAGCGTGCGGGCGATGCCCGGCCAGCCCGGCGATTATTTCTGCTGGAACCAGGCGGTGCTGCATTGGGGTAGCCGCACCACGCGCTTTGCCCGGCATCCGCGTCTCAGCATGGCGCTGGAGTTCCAGCGCGGCGACATGAAGCCGTTCAATACGCCTCTGATTCCGCCGTTCACCAATCTGAGATTCGAGGACCGGCTGAAACTCGTGGGCAAACAGATACTGCAGTACAAGCACATGTATCCGCTGGCGGCCCGGTTCGAGCAGCTGGCCCAGCGCCTCGTCGCCTAG
- a CDS encoding glucose 1-dehydrogenase, translating into MEQTGDPAMLLENKIAIVTGGGSGIGRAAAIAMGREGATVVIGNRSADKGEAVCHEIQQAGGKALFHRTDTSVAEQCEALVARAEKEFGRLDLAFNNSGMFHETLVPIHEMSLDEFNRGTDLNYKGTFYCMKYELAAMVRAGGGAIVNNASIYGVKAMPGLNWYTAAKHAIMGLTKCAGLEYADKNIRVNVICPGNTKTPPMDAATGGNDEVFAQVVPMKRLASPEEIGDGVVFLLSSKSSYMTGGALHVDGGMIAS; encoded by the coding sequence ATGGAACAAACGGGAGATCCTGCCATGCTGCTCGAGAACAAGATTGCCATCGTCACCGGCGGCGGCAGCGGCATCGGCCGCGCCGCGGCGATCGCCATGGGCCGCGAAGGCGCCACCGTGGTCATCGGCAACCGCTCGGCCGACAAGGGCGAAGCGGTCTGCCATGAAATCCAGCAGGCGGGCGGCAAGGCGCTGTTCCACCGCACCGATACCTCGGTCGCCGAGCAGTGCGAGGCGCTGGTTGCCCGGGCGGAGAAGGAATTCGGCCGGCTGGATCTGGCCTTCAACAATTCGGGCATGTTCCATGAAACCCTGGTGCCGATCCACGAGATGAGCCTGGACGAATTCAACCGGGGCACCGACCTGAACTACAAGGGCACGTTCTACTGCATGAAATACGAGCTGGCCGCCATGGTGCGCGCCGGCGGCGGCGCCATCGTCAACAATGCCTCGATCTACGGTGTGAAGGCGATGCCCGGCCTGAATTGGTACACGGCGGCCAAGCACGCGATCATGGGGCTGACCAAGTGCGCCGGCCTCGAATATGCCGACAAGAACATCCGGGTGAACGTGATCTGCCCCGGCAACACCAAGACGCCGCCCATGGATGCCGCCACCGGCGGCAATGACGAGGTGTTCGCCCAGGTGGTGCCGATGAAGCGCCTCGCCTCGCCCGAGGAGATCGGCGACGGCGTCGTATTCCTGCTTTCGAGCAAATCCTCCTACATGACGGGTGGCGCTCTGCACGTGGATGGCGGCATGATTGCCTCCTGA
- a CDS encoding Rieske 2Fe-2S domain-containing protein, with protein sequence MSEGTYYPVAKTADIDQGKCKAFQIEGHDVLIARTKTDDFYAVENLCSHADATLEGGRIRGNHIMCPLHGARFSLVDGSFGPPAWAPIKTYTIRVEGDQIEVLITGPLEKKARGAMGMF encoded by the coding sequence ATGTCCGAAGGGACCTACTATCCCGTCGCCAAGACGGCCGACATCGACCAGGGCAAGTGCAAGGCCTTCCAGATCGAAGGCCATGATGTCCTGATCGCGCGCACCAAAACCGACGACTTCTACGCGGTCGAGAATCTGTGCTCGCATGCCGATGCCACGCTGGAAGGCGGCCGCATCCGCGGCAATCACATCATGTGTCCGCTTCACGGCGCCCGCTTCAGCCTGGTGGACGGCAGCTTCGGCCCGCCGGCCTGGGCGCCGATCAAGACCTATACGATCCGCGTCGAGGGCGACCAGATCGAGGTGCTGATCACCGGCCCGCTGGAAAAGAAGGCGCGCGGCGCCATGGGGATGTTCTAG
- a CDS encoding nuclear transport factor 2 family protein → MNAARSHVDLIKFIFSRRLLGDYEPLLNAVSDDVEWCSIGESGALPWSGKWHGKAGVVAFFDAVANAVDVVGFEAIDHIVDDEQIALLGRISFRSKGSTRIREEQKVDIFTFRDGKIVKFWEVFQVQPVIASLQPGA, encoded by the coding sequence ATGAACGCCGCACGCAGTCATGTGGACTTGATTAAATTCATCTTTTCCCGGCGTCTGTTAGGTGATTATGAGCCGTTGTTGAATGCCGTTTCCGACGATGTCGAATGGTGCTCGATCGGCGAATCGGGCGCGCTGCCCTGGTCGGGAAAATGGCACGGCAAGGCCGGCGTGGTCGCCTTTTTCGACGCGGTCGCCAATGCGGTCGATGTTGTCGGATTCGAGGCGATCGACCACATTGTGGATGACGAGCAGATCGCCCTGCTGGGCAGGATCAGCTTCCGCTCGAAAGGCTCCACCCGTATCCGCGAGGAGCAGAAGGTCGACATCTTCACCTTTCGCGACGGCAAGATCGTCAAGTTCTGGGAAGTGTTCCAGGTGCAGCCGGTAATCGCCAGTCTCCAGCCGGGCGCTTAA
- a CDS encoding CoA transferase — protein sequence MPGVLDGVRVLDFGRYIAGPYCATMLGYLGAEVIRVEKIDGGEDRYVYPLYWNEDGSEGNGSMFMQIGVNKKSVTLNPAKPEGREIVKQLVRTADVVIANLPMPAMKSLGLDYDSLVQIKPDIILTSISTFGPTGPYANRGGFDGIGQVMSGAAWFTGTIGNPVKSNAPWVDFGTALSSAFGTLAAIMHHRATGEGQEVGGALLRTGLTLMSGLLMEQAVLNINRQPSANRVQTSAPSDIYKTKDGHILTHTVGDALFARWARMIGEEEKWVNDPRFQSDQTRGDNGTVIGARMAQWCAERTTDEAMAACEEFGVPAGPVLTPSQALADPQVQAMGDLFPMKVRGHDITAPVAGPPFRLSKTPGVMAESAPTLGQHTDEIMHELGYGDAQIADLRAKRII from the coding sequence ATGCCGGGAGTGCTGGACGGTGTACGGGTGCTGGATTTCGGCCGCTACATCGCGGGACCGTACTGCGCCACCATGCTGGGCTATCTGGGCGCCGAGGTGATCCGGGTGGAGAAGATCGACGGCGGCGAGGACCGCTATGTCTATCCGCTGTACTGGAACGAGGACGGCTCGGAAGGCAATGGCAGCATGTTCATGCAGATCGGCGTGAACAAGAAATCGGTGACCCTCAATCCGGCCAAGCCCGAGGGCCGCGAGATCGTCAAGCAGCTGGTCCGGACCGCCGACGTGGTCATCGCCAACCTGCCCATGCCGGCGATGAAGTCGCTGGGCCTGGATTACGACTCCCTGGTGCAGATCAAGCCGGACATCATCCTGACCAGCATCTCGACCTTCGGCCCGACCGGCCCCTATGCCAACCGCGGCGGCTTCGACGGCATCGGCCAGGTGATGTCCGGCGCGGCGTGGTTCACCGGCACCATCGGCAACCCGGTGAAATCCAACGCGCCCTGGGTGGATTTCGGCACGGCCCTGTCCAGCGCCTTCGGCACCCTGGCGGCGATCATGCATCACAGGGCGACCGGCGAAGGCCAGGAGGTCGGCGGCGCGCTGCTGCGCACCGGCCTGACGCTGATGAGCGGCCTGCTGATGGAGCAGGCAGTCCTGAACATCAACCGCCAGCCCAGCGCCAACCGGGTGCAGACCTCGGCCCCGTCGGACATCTACAAGACGAAGGACGGCCACATCCTCACCCACACCGTCGGCGACGCCCTGTTCGCCCGCTGGGCCCGGATGATCGGCGAGGAGGAAAAGTGGGTGAACGACCCTCGCTTCCAGTCCGACCAGACCCGCGGCGACAACGGCACGGTGATCGGCGCGCGCATGGCACAGTGGTGTGCCGAGCGCACCACCGACGAAGCCATGGCCGCCTGCGAGGAATTCGGCGTGCCGGCCGGCCCGGTGCTGACGCCGTCCCAGGCGCTGGCCGACCCGCAGGTCCAGGCCATGGGCGACCTGTTCCCCATGAAGGTGCGCGGCCACGATATCACCGCCCCGGTCGCCGGCCCGCCGTTCCGGCTGTCGAAGACGCCCGGCGTAATGGCTGAAAGCGCCCCCACCCTGGGCCAGCATACCGACGAGATCATGCACGAGCTGGGCTATGGCGACGCGCAGATCGCCGACCTGCGGGCAAAGCGGATCATCTGA
- a CDS encoding acyl-CoA dehydrogenase family protein, producing the protein MDLTYTGEDLAFQNEVRAFLKENLSDELKRATDKTTTVFVEKDVAEKWQQKLYEKGWLAYFWPKEYGGTGWTATQRYIFQQECAAAGAPGIIPMGIRYVGPVIFTFGTQAQKDFFLPKILNGEHYWCQGYSEPGAGSDLAGLKTRAVRDGDHYVVNGSKIWTTHAHHADWIFCLVRTDSSGRKQEGITFLLIDLKTPGIKIDPIITMGLDHEVNQVFFDDVRVPLENRVGEENQGWEYAKFLLEFERGGGSSGYLKAALAKLKMVVSSQVDGTQPLARDPHFAAEMAKVEVGVMAQEITELRMMSKLAAGQPPGAESSIMKSTSVDLGQRMSELMIEALDYYATPMPAGGRPLYEINDWLPGPEYAPPAIGTYLNKRASSIFGGSNEVQRDIIAKLVLRL; encoded by the coding sequence ATGGACCTGACCTATACGGGCGAGGATCTCGCGTTCCAGAACGAGGTGCGCGCTTTCCTGAAGGAAAATCTGAGCGACGAGCTCAAGCGCGCCACCGACAAGACCACCACCGTCTTCGTCGAGAAGGACGTTGCCGAGAAGTGGCAGCAGAAGCTCTACGAGAAGGGCTGGCTGGCCTATTTCTGGCCCAAGGAATATGGCGGCACCGGTTGGACCGCCACCCAGCGCTACATCTTCCAGCAGGAATGCGCCGCGGCCGGCGCGCCGGGCATCATTCCCATGGGCATCCGCTATGTGGGACCGGTGATCTTTACCTTCGGCACCCAGGCGCAGAAGGATTTCTTCCTGCCGAAGATCCTCAACGGCGAACATTACTGGTGCCAGGGCTATTCCGAGCCGGGCGCCGGTTCGGACCTGGCCGGACTGAAGACGCGCGCGGTGCGCGACGGCGACCATTACGTGGTCAACGGCTCGAAAATCTGGACGACCCATGCCCATCATGCCGACTGGATTTTCTGCCTGGTCCGCACCGACAGTTCCGGCCGCAAGCAGGAAGGCATCACGTTCCTGCTGATCGACCTGAAGACGCCGGGCATCAAGATCGATCCGATCATCACCATGGGTCTCGACCATGAGGTCAACCAGGTGTTCTTCGATGACGTGCGTGTGCCGCTCGAAAATCGCGTCGGCGAGGAAAACCAGGGCTGGGAATATGCCAAGTTCCTGCTGGAGTTCGAGCGCGGCGGCGGATCGTCGGGATATCTGAAGGCGGCGCTGGCCAAGCTGAAGATGGTCGTGTCGTCGCAGGTGGACGGCACCCAGCCGCTGGCCCGCGACCCGCATTTCGCCGCCGAGATGGCCAAGGTGGAAGTGGGCGTGATGGCGCAGGAAATCACCGAACTGCGCATGATGTCGAAGCTCGCCGCCGGCCAGCCGCCGGGCGCCGAATCCTCGATCATGAAGTCGACCTCGGTCGATCTGGGCCAGCGCATGAGCGAACTCATGATCGAGGCGCTCGACTACTACGCCACGCCCATGCCGGCTGGCGGGCGTCCGCTTTACGAGATCAACGACTGGCTGCCGGGCCCCGAATACGCGCCGCCCGCCATCGGCACCTATCTCAACAAGCGCGCATCGTCGATCTTCGGCGGCTCCAACGAGGTCCAGCGCGACATCATCGCCAAGCTCGTCCTTCGGTTGTAG
- a CDS encoding VOC family protein, with product MNVELLDHVTLNTRHLDDCIRFYSEVLGMENGPRPDFGFPGAWMYLEGRPVVHIMALDNARGGTSGPIDHIAFRCKGFDEVKERLVKAGYEPGQNIVADFKIKQLYIDDPDGVKIELNFVGE from the coding sequence ATGAACGTTGAACTGCTCGATCACGTGACGCTCAACACGCGGCATCTCGACGACTGCATCCGCTTCTACAGCGAGGTGCTGGGCATGGAGAACGGCCCCAGGCCCGATTTCGGCTTTCCCGGCGCGTGGATGTATCTGGAAGGCCGACCGGTGGTGCACATCATGGCGCTCGACAATGCGCGCGGCGGCACCAGCGGGCCGATCGACCACATCGCCTTCCGCTGCAAAGGCTTCGACGAGGTCAAGGAGCGGCTGGTGAAGGCCGGCTACGAGCCGGGCCAGAACATCGTCGCCGACTTCAAGATCAAGCAGCTCTACATCGACGATCCCGACGGCGTGAAGATCGAGCTGAACTTCGTCGGCGAATAG
- a CDS encoding epoxide hydrolase, with translation MQRFTVDIPDHDIERIMARVRAYEWFEEPDDAQWQYGANGRYMRALCAYWLDGFDWRRAEASLNRFTQFVAEVDGRPIHFIHEKGSGSSPTPLILLHGWPGSYVEFLECVERLAHPERFGGDAEDGCDVIVPSLIGYGYSGKPPAPVDPREQARYMNGLMTDVLGYGSYVAQGGDWGSSIAAWMGFDFGADKGGACKAIHMNMFGLRPGGDFRNIFGVGVARLETREEKDWAREAARRGDGRFGYMVLQSTKPQSLSYAMMDSPVGIAAWITEKMQAWGDRTGTGSDDPVFSRNQILTNVMIYLTSRSFNTAAWQYRAVRDSGNSVMPQGRRVMVPAGFADYPGELAPMPPRSYLEKGYANVAYLSAPTSGGHFAALEKPVFFCNDLQNFMKVV, from the coding sequence TTGCAGCGCTTCACCGTGGATATCCCCGATCATGACATCGAACGGATCATGGCCCGCGTCCGGGCCTATGAATGGTTCGAGGAACCGGACGATGCCCAATGGCAGTACGGCGCCAACGGCCGCTATATGCGGGCGCTGTGTGCCTACTGGCTGGACGGGTTCGACTGGCGCAGGGCTGAGGCAAGCCTCAATCGGTTTACCCAGTTCGTGGCAGAAGTGGACGGCCGGCCGATCCACTTCATCCATGAAAAAGGTTCAGGGTCTTCCCCTACCCCATTGATACTGCTTCATGGTTGGCCGGGCTCGTACGTCGAGTTCCTGGAGTGCGTCGAGCGGCTCGCCCATCCTGAGCGCTTCGGCGGCGACGCCGAAGACGGCTGCGACGTGATCGTGCCGTCGCTCATCGGTTACGGCTATTCGGGCAAGCCGCCTGCCCCGGTCGACCCTCGTGAGCAGGCCCGTTATATGAACGGCCTGATGACCGATGTCCTGGGCTACGGCTCCTACGTGGCGCAGGGCGGCGACTGGGGCAGTTCGATCGCCGCCTGGATGGGCTTCGACTTCGGCGCCGACAAGGGCGGCGCCTGCAAGGCCATCCACATGAACATGTTCGGCCTGCGCCCCGGCGGCGATTTCCGCAACATCTTCGGCGTGGGCGTCGCCCGGCTGGAAACACGCGAGGAGAAGGACTGGGCCCGCGAGGCCGCGCGCCGCGGCGACGGCCGCTTCGGCTACATGGTGCTGCAATCCACCAAGCCTCAGTCCCTGTCCTACGCCATGATGGACAGCCCGGTCGGCATCGCCGCGTGGATCACCGAGAAGATGCAGGCCTGGGGCGACCGCACGGGCACCGGCAGCGACGATCCGGTGTTTTCCAGGAACCAGATTCTGACCAATGTGATGATCTATCTGACCAGCCGCAGCTTCAACACGGCGGCCTGGCAATACCGGGCGGTGCGCGACAGCGGCAATTCGGTGATGCCGCAAGGTCGGCGGGTGATGGTCCCCGCCGGATTCGCCGACTATCCGGGCGAACTGGCGCCCATGCCGCCGCGCTCATACCTGGAAAAGGGCTATGCGAACGTGGCGTATCTGAGCGCGCCGACCAGCGGAGGACACTTCGCAGCACTGGAGAAACCTGTATTTTTTTGCAATGACTTGCAGAACTTTATGAAAGTCGTTTAG
- a CDS encoding gamma carbonic anhydrase family protein, with the protein MPLYAIGDHQPTLESDDIWVAPSADVMGRVVLKKGASVWFNATIRGDDNVITIGEDSNVQDGAVLHADPGFPCTIGRNVTIGHQAMVHGCTIGDNTLIGIGSVILDGAKIGSNVLIGANTLIGNNKEIPDGVLVLGAPGRIVRELTEADIRQLEKSGQGYAAKGRMYREKLKPVG; encoded by the coding sequence ATGCCCCTCTACGCCATTGGAGACCACCAGCCCACGCTCGAAAGCGACGATATCTGGGTGGCGCCGAGCGCCGACGTCATGGGACGGGTGGTGCTGAAGAAGGGCGCCAGTGTCTGGTTCAACGCGACCATACGGGGCGACGACAACGTCATCACCATCGGCGAGGACAGCAACGTCCAGGACGGCGCCGTGCTGCACGCCGATCCAGGTTTCCCCTGCACCATCGGGCGCAACGTCACCATCGGCCATCAGGCCATGGTTCATGGTTGCACCATCGGCGACAACACCCTGATCGGCATCGGCTCGGTCATTCTCGACGGCGCGAAGATCGGCAGCAATGTGCTGATCGGCGCGAACACGCTGATCGGCAACAACAAGGAAATCCCGGACGGGGTGCTGGTGCTCGGCGCGCCCGGCAGGATCGTCCGGGAACTGACCGAGGCCGATATCCGCCAGCTGGAAAAATCCGGCCAGGGCTACGCCGCCAAGGGGCGCATGTACCGCGAGAAGCTCAAGCCCGTCGGTTAG
- a CDS encoding multidrug effflux MFS transporter, producing the protein MIKTGKSSGRWLTVQLVAVSALGPFGMHLIIPAIAPIKEYFDIPASTAALLVSATLGGIAISTLFFGLLADRFGRRPMLIVGVICFVIGSLMGTFGETAGMVIAGRVVQGIGGSAGIVISRAVIRDLHSHEKATSILAYLTMIVMIAPIMAPAFSGFLVHSFGWRMVFEVSGGLGFMVLTWLAFRFPETLKDPVPLPDFISLVRAYLSVLRSPAFVLYTLSGSFIMVSFFGMMSGVPYVAEEAWNIAPDQLGFYLGAGGLGMMASAFITARVAETFDHDTLLMIGFAVIGVGVTSSVVLFGVGINHPLCLFGPAVINGFGAGFVLPTSTSRALSASPRMTGTAAGMMTFLQFTFGTIAAQAQGAFDHSTVWPVLGFIVVGNGVSAIFAFWAIASRKRLSAS; encoded by the coding sequence GTGATCAAGACAGGCAAATCGTCGGGCAGGTGGTTGACCGTGCAGCTGGTCGCCGTTTCGGCGCTCGGACCGTTCGGCATGCACCTGATCATCCCGGCCATCGCCCCGATCAAGGAATATTTTGACATTCCCGCCTCGACCGCCGCGCTGCTGGTCAGCGCGACATTGGGCGGCATCGCCATCTCCACCCTGTTTTTCGGTCTGCTCGCCGACCGTTTCGGCAGGCGGCCCATGCTGATCGTTGGCGTCATCTGTTTCGTCATCGGCAGCCTGATGGGCACGTTCGGCGAAACCGCGGGTATGGTGATCGCGGGCCGGGTGGTGCAGGGCATCGGCGGTTCGGCGGGCATCGTCATCTCCCGCGCGGTGATCCGCGACCTTCACAGTCACGAGAAGGCCACCAGCATTCTCGCCTATCTGACCATGATCGTGATGATCGCGCCGATCATGGCGCCGGCATTCTCCGGCTTTCTGGTGCACAGCTTTGGCTGGCGCATGGTTTTCGAGGTTTCGGGCGGCCTGGGTTTCATGGTGCTGACGTGGCTCGCGTTCCGGTTCCCCGAGACCCTGAAGGATCCGGTCCCGCTGCCCGACTTCATCTCGCTGGTGCGCGCCTATCTCAGCGTGCTGCGATCGCCGGCCTTCGTGCTCTACACCCTGTCCGGCTCGTTCATCATGGTGTCGTTCTTCGGCATGATGAGCGGCGTGCCCTATGTGGCTGAGGAAGCCTGGAATATCGCGCCGGACCAGCTGGGATTCTATCTGGGCGCGGGCGGCCTGGGGATGATGGCGAGCGCATTCATCACCGCCCGTGTCGCCGAAACCTTCGACCACGACACTCTGCTGATGATCGGCTTCGCGGTCATCGGCGTCGGCGTCACGTCGTCGGTCGTGCTGTTCGGGGTGGGAATCAACCATCCGCTGTGCCTGTTCGGCCCGGCTGTGATCAACGGTTTCGGCGCGGGATTTGTGCTGCCCACGTCGACGTCGCGCGCCCTGTCGGCATCGCCGCGCATGACCGGCACTGCCGCCGGCATGATGACCTTCCTGCAATTCACCTTCGGCACCATCGCCGCGCAGGCGCAGGGCGCCTTCGATCATTCCACGGTGTGGCCGGTTCTGGGGTTCATCGTCGTCGGCAATGGCGTGTCGGCGATTTTCGCATTCTGGGCTATTGCGAGCCGCAAGCGTCTCAGCGCATCCTGA
- a CDS encoding epoxide hydrolase family protein has product MSAVTPFRVDIPDYELDRIKRRIREYEWFEEPVDAGWKYGCNQAYLRELTDYWLNEYDWRQAEARLNEWPQFTASVDGIDIHFVHEKGSNPDNLPIILLHGWPGSYFELLHLTGPLAHPERFGGKAEDGRDVIIPSLVGYGFSGPPPRPIGPRAQAVFMNGLMTGVLGYTSYVVQGGDWGALIAGWLGFDHGADKGGAVKSIHMNLIGVRPGGNAPAGIAGLALAPETPEEKEWAARAEARMAVERGYFMVQGTKPQSLSYAMMDSPVGVAAWLTEKFHTWSDLSNEGKEGGHIENVYSKDKLLTNIMLYVVTRRFNTAAWQYYGVGTEGGFAFPPGQRCEVPTGVASYPREIAPVPPRSYAEKGYNVVHWKDQPKGGHFAAFEQPEIFLEDLREFLKKWG; this is encoded by the coding sequence GTGAGTGCCGTAACGCCGTTCCGGGTCGATATCCCGGATTATGAACTGGACCGTATCAAGCGCCGCATCCGTGAATATGAGTGGTTCGAGGAGCCGGTCGACGCCGGCTGGAAATATGGCTGCAACCAAGCCTATCTGCGCGAGCTGACCGACTACTGGCTGAACGAATACGACTGGCGCCAGGCCGAAGCCAGGTTGAACGAATGGCCGCAATTCACTGCCAGTGTGGACGGCATCGACATCCATTTCGTCCACGAGAAGGGCTCGAATCCCGATAACCTGCCCATCATCCTGCTGCATGGCTGGCCAGGCTCGTATTTCGAGCTGCTCCACCTGACAGGCCCCCTCGCCCATCCGGAACGGTTCGGCGGCAAGGCCGAGGACGGGCGCGACGTCATCATTCCATCGCTCGTCGGCTACGGGTTCTCAGGCCCGCCGCCCAGGCCCATCGGCCCCCGCGCCCAGGCGGTCTTCATGAATGGGCTGATGACCGGGGTGCTGGGGTACACGTCCTATGTCGTCCAGGGCGGCGACTGGGGCGCCCTGATTGCCGGCTGGCTGGGATTCGATCACGGCGCCGACAAGGGCGGCGCGGTCAAGTCCATCCACATGAATCTGATCGGCGTGCGGCCCGGCGGCAATGCGCCCGCCGGTATCGCGGGCCTGGCGCTGGCGCCCGAGACACCGGAAGAAAAGGAATGGGCGGCCCGGGCCGAGGCCCGGATGGCCGTCGAGCGCGGCTATTTCATGGTCCAGGGCACCAAGCCCCAGTCCCTGTCCTATGCCATGATGGACAGCCCTGTGGGCGTGGCTGCCTGGCTGACCGAAAAGTTCCACACCTGGTCGGACCTGTCCAACGAGGGTAAGGAAGGCGGCCACATCGAGAACGTCTACAGCAAGGACAAGCTGCTGACGAACATCATGCTCTATGTGGTGACGCGCCGGTTCAACACGGCAGCCTGGCAGTATTACGGCGTAGGCACCGAAGGCGGCTTCGCCTTCCCGCCCGGCCAGCGCTGCGAGGTGCCGACCGGTGTCGCGTCCTATCCGCGCGAGATCGCGCCGGTGCCGCCCCGGTCCTACGCCGAAAAGGGCTACAACGTGGTGCACTGGAAGGACCAGCCAAAAGGCGGTCACTTCGCCGCGTTCGAGCAACCGGAAATCTTCCTCGAGGACTTGCGAGAGTTTTTGAAAAAGTGGGGATAG
- a CDS encoding SDR family oxidoreductase — protein sequence MPSILVTGANRGLGLEFVRQYAADGWRVYACCRDPGMAADLRTLAGGSNGRISVHALSIGDPDSIRALAADLADDPIDVLVNNAGTYGLIGFAEGGMQAQALGSMDYDSWQHTFAINTMAPLRMIEAFIGNVARSDQKKVFTVSSSMASIGDPAGGHLAYGSTKAAANFLMSTLALELRGQGITVMSLHPGWVETGMGGESAPLKPAESIAGLRQVIATASLATTGRFIGWDGNPVPW from the coding sequence ATGCCGAGTATTCTGGTGACAGGCGCGAACAGGGGTCTTGGCCTCGAATTCGTCCGGCAATACGCGGCAGACGGCTGGCGGGTCTACGCCTGCTGCCGCGATCCGGGCATGGCGGCCGACCTGCGTACGCTTGCCGGAGGGTCAAACGGCCGGATCAGCGTCCACGCCCTGTCCATCGGCGATCCGGATTCGATCCGCGCGCTGGCCGCCGATCTGGCAGACGATCCCATCGACGTGCTGGTCAACAACGCCGGCACCTATGGCCTGATCGGCTTTGCCGAGGGCGGCATGCAGGCGCAGGCGCTCGGCAGCATGGATTATGACAGCTGGCAACATACCTTTGCCATCAACACTATGGCGCCGCTGCGCATGATCGAGGCGTTCATCGGCAATGTGGCCAGATCGGACCAGAAAAAAGTGTTCACGGTCTCGAGTTCAATGGCATCGATCGGCGATCCGGCGGGCGGACACCTCGCCTATGGCTCGACCAAGGCCGCCGCGAACTTTCTCATGAGTACCCTGGCGCTGGAACTGCGCGGTCAGGGCATCACCGTGATGTCGCTGCATCCGGGATGGGTGGAAACCGGGATGGGCGGCGAGTCTGCGCCCCTGAAACCGGCCGAGAGCATCGCCGGCCTCAGGCAGGTGATCGCCACGGCATCCCTGGCGACGACGGGACGTTTCATCGGATGGGACGGAAACCCGGTTCCCTGGTAG